Sequence from the Candidatus Neomarinimicrobiota bacterium genome:
GAGAGTGGGGTCCATCCTCTGACACTTAATGATGTTTTGACGCCGGAAGAGCTGGAAGAGGTGTCTCGTATGGTGCTCTACTACACTGAAGCCAACGGGACTGCCGGTCTCCGGGAGGTGGTGGCGGCCATGTACCCCGGCTCTACTCCCGATCATGTTCTTATCACCAACGGCTCAGCTGAGGCCAATTTTCTTTGCACTATGACACTCCTAGAGCCGGGAGATGAGCTGATCTACATGGTACCTAACTACCTTCAGATCGGAACCCTGGCCAGCAGTATTGGTGTAGAGGTGAAAGAGATCCGGTTAAGACCGGAACTGAACTGGCAGATGGATCTGGATGAACTGAGCTCCCTTGTGACGACAAAGACCAAAATGATCGCAGTCTGCACGCCCAACAATCCCACAGGTGCCATCATGTCCACTGAGGCTATGGCGGGAGTTCGACGGATTGCTGATGAGTACGACCTTTATCTTCTCTCTGATGAGGTGTACCGTGGTGCAGAACTGTCCGGCGTAGAGTCACCCACCGTCTATTCGGGGCGTAAAAAAGATATAGTCAACTCAGGGCTCTCAAAGGCGTATCGCCTTCCA
This genomic interval carries:
- a CDS encoding aminotransferase class I/II-fold pyridoxal phosphate-dependent enzyme, which gives rise to MKFKTFELERNMSVWEHAVDYNLSESGVHPLTLNDVLTPEELEEVSRMVLYYTEANGTAGLREVVAAMYPGSTPDHVLITNGSAEANFLCTMTLLEPGDELIYMVPNYLQIGTLASSIGVEVKEIRLRPELNWQMDLDELSSLVTTKTKMIAVCTPNNPTGAIMSTEAMAGVRRIADEYDLYLLSDEVYRGAELSGVESPTVYSGRKKDIVNSGLSKAYRLPGLRLGWSVTDPDTIWELWKLHDYTTISVGLISDTVATKVLQPDRRKELLAGTHQFLKTNLAILTDWIESQDGLFSFTPPEAAAIAFPEYHLDVPSIELIEKIRDEKSVLIMPGKWFGVENHVRIGYGTTPDLLNKGLALMEETFNSMREPVSA